A stretch of Bradyrhizobium sp. AZCC 2262 DNA encodes these proteins:
- a CDS encoding gamma-glutamyl-gamma-aminobutyrate hydrolase family protein, whose product MRRPVVGVIANAHRVENRFQTQMVGERNLRAITDVAGALPLMFAGSPEITDIGALLDVVDGVVLTGARANVHPTRFKTEPHERHEPYDIHRDDVALALTEACVARGVPIFGICRGLQEMNVAFGGSLHPEIREIPGRMNHRMPRLENGEIHPDPTVVFADRHDVHLTPGGVFASLLGCETIRVNSLHGQGILEPGARVVIEGIAEDGTIEAIRIADAASFALGVQWHAEYDPQRNPINRKLFEAFGAALKAHKQAA is encoded by the coding sequence ATGAGACGGCCCGTGGTCGGTGTGATCGCGAACGCCCATCGCGTCGAAAATCGTTTCCAGACCCAGATGGTCGGAGAGCGCAACTTGCGCGCGATCACCGACGTAGCGGGGGCGCTGCCGCTGATGTTTGCGGGCTCGCCCGAGATTACCGACATCGGCGCGCTTCTCGACGTCGTCGACGGCGTCGTGCTGACGGGGGCGCGGGCCAATGTGCACCCGACGCGCTTCAAGACTGAGCCGCACGAGAGGCACGAGCCCTACGATATCCATCGCGACGACGTTGCGCTGGCGCTGACGGAGGCCTGCGTTGCCCGCGGCGTGCCGATCTTCGGCATCTGCCGCGGCCTGCAGGAGATGAACGTCGCCTTCGGCGGGTCGCTGCACCCGGAAATCCGCGAGATCCCCGGCCGCATGAACCACCGCATGCCGCGGCTGGAGAACGGCGAAATCCATCCCGACCCCACGGTCGTGTTCGCCGACCGTCACGACGTCCATCTCACCCCCGGCGGCGTGTTTGCAAGCTTGCTCGGCTGCGAAACCATCCGGGTGAATTCGCTGCACGGGCAGGGCATCCTCGAACCCGGCGCGCGCGTGGTGATCGAAGGCATCGCCGAAGACGGCACCATCGAGGCGATCCGGATCGCGGACGCCGCGAGCTTTGCGCTCGGTGTGCAGTGGCACGCCGAGTACGACCCGCAGCGCAACCCGATCAACCGAAAACTGTTCGAAGCATTCGGCGCGGCGCTGAAGGCGCACAAGCAGGCGGCGTAG
- a CDS encoding AI-2E family transporter yields the protein MTGPADNRLQARNDLAWAISVGGIGIVLFTALLAFTWQFAATLFLIFSGVLLGVALNAMSNLLGRVVRLPHALRLAVVCLVVAGMLSGIVFLGGTTIAQQTTALSNTLKSQLVNVKGFLERNGIDTGFFDFGSLSSSSDDSAPAASSATPHTLPSAGTIAASGGAIFSQSLKLILGTASAVGNFFIVLFLGIAFATQPSVYRDGLLFMAPVNHRARATAIVDRIGETLERWLIAQIITMVAVFLVTWIGLSIIGIQSSFILGIQAGLLAFIPTVGAILGGLIVVLASLASGWVAALSAFILFLGVHALESYVLTPIIQRQALDIPPATLFAFQILLGVVFGIWGLALALPLMAIAKVMIDHFKTEAVPAAMA from the coding sequence GTGACAGGTCCCGCTGACAATCGCCTTCAGGCTCGCAACGATCTGGCGTGGGCGATATCGGTCGGCGGCATCGGAATCGTGCTGTTCACCGCCCTGCTCGCGTTCACCTGGCAGTTCGCCGCGACGCTGTTTCTGATATTTTCCGGCGTCCTGCTCGGCGTCGCCCTCAACGCCATGAGCAACCTGCTCGGGCGCGTGGTGCGGCTTCCCCATGCGCTGCGGCTCGCAGTGGTGTGCCTCGTGGTCGCCGGCATGCTGTCGGGCATTGTCTTTCTCGGCGGCACCACGATCGCCCAGCAGACGACGGCGTTGAGCAACACGCTCAAGTCGCAACTCGTCAACGTCAAGGGCTTTCTGGAAAGGAACGGTATCGACACCGGCTTTTTCGATTTCGGCAGCCTGTCTTCGTCATCGGACGATTCCGCGCCGGCGGCCTCCAGCGCGACGCCCCACACGCTTCCGAGCGCCGGCACGATCGCGGCCAGCGGCGGCGCCATCTTCAGCCAGAGCCTGAAACTGATTCTGGGCACCGCCAGCGCGGTCGGAAACTTCTTCATCGTGCTATTTCTGGGGATAGCCTTTGCGACCCAGCCAAGCGTCTACCGCGACGGACTGCTGTTCATGGCGCCGGTCAATCACCGCGCGCGAGCCACAGCGATCGTCGATCGGATCGGCGAGACGCTGGAACGCTGGCTGATCGCGCAGATCATCACCATGGTCGCGGTGTTTCTGGTGACCTGGATCGGGTTGTCGATCATCGGCATCCAGAGTTCGTTCATCCTGGGCATCCAGGCAGGACTGCTCGCCTTCATCCCGACGGTCGGCGCGATCCTCGGCGGCCTGATCGTGGTGCTGGCGAGCCTCGCCTCCGGGTGGGTCGCAGCCCTCTCCGCCTTCATCCTGTTTCTTGGCGTACACGCGCTGGAAAGCTACGTACTGACCCCGATCATCCAGCGCCAGGCGCTGGATATTCCACCCGCCACGCTGTTTGCCTTCCAGATCCTGCTCGGCGTCGTGTTCGGCATCTGGGGACTGGCGCTCGCGCTGCCGCTGATGGCGATCGCCAAGGTGATGATCGATCATTTCAAGACGGAAGCGGTGCCGGCAGCGATGGCTTAG
- a CDS encoding antibiotic biosynthesis monooxygenase family protein: protein MITEIAQIDVKPGTEKDFEAAVAKARPLFLRAKGGKGFELHKSIEKPQRYRLMAQWETLENHTVDFRGSEDFTAWRALVGQYFAAPPEVEHTETVLTTVG from the coding sequence ATGATCACCGAAATCGCACAAATCGACGTCAAGCCCGGCACCGAGAAGGATTTCGAGGCTGCGGTTGCCAAGGCGCGTCCGCTGTTCCTGCGCGCCAAGGGCGGCAAGGGCTTTGAGCTGCACAAATCGATCGAGAAGCCGCAGCGCTACCGGCTGATGGCGCAGTGGGAAACGCTGGAAAACCACACGGTGGATTTCCGCGGCTCGGAAGATTTCACCGCCTGGCGCGCGCTGGTCGGGCAGTATTTTGCGGCACCCCCCGAGGTCGAACACACCGAGACGGTGCTGACCACGGTGGGCTGA